Proteins co-encoded in one Marinobacter qingdaonensis genomic window:
- the rdgB gene encoding RdgB/HAM1 family non-canonical purine NTP pyrophosphatase codes for MTDRLVIASNNRGKIAELTELLAPLGMQPVAQGELGVSEAEEPAVTFVENALLKARHAARSTGLPALADDSGLAVDALDGQPGVRSARYAGDQASDRDNIDALLAAMAEVPEGQRGAQFHCVLVYLRHADDPTPIICHGRWPGAILTAPAGDAGFGYDPVFWVPEHDCSAAELSRADKSRISHRGRALRLLTQQLPSGA; via the coding sequence ATGACCGACCGACTCGTAATCGCCAGCAACAACCGGGGCAAAATTGCCGAACTGACCGAACTGCTGGCGCCGCTTGGCATGCAGCCGGTGGCTCAGGGTGAACTGGGCGTCAGTGAGGCCGAAGAGCCCGCGGTCACCTTTGTCGAGAACGCCCTGCTCAAAGCCCGCCACGCGGCCCGCAGCACCGGCCTACCGGCCCTGGCGGACGACAGCGGCCTGGCGGTTGACGCCCTGGACGGGCAACCGGGCGTGCGTTCGGCCCGCTATGCCGGCGACCAGGCCAGTGACCGCGACAACATCGACGCCCTGCTGGCCGCCATGGCCGAGGTCCCGGAGGGCCAGCGCGGCGCGCAATTTCACTGTGTGCTGGTGTACCTGCGCCACGCCGATGACCCGACCCCCATCATTTGCCACGGTCGCTGGCCCGGCGCCATCCTGACCGCACCGGCCGGCGACGCCGGCTTCGGCTACGACCCGGTGTTCTGGGTCCCCGAGCACGACTGCAGTGCGGCCGAGCTGTCCCGGGCCGACAAAAGCCGGATCAGCCACCGGGGCCGCGCCCTTCGCCTGCTGACCCAGCAACTGCCGTCCGGAGCCTGA
- the hemW gene encoding radical SAM family heme chaperone HemW: MTAPTVAVRPPLSLYLHVPWCVRKCPYCDFNSHAVKGEIPETAYLQAMLEDLDQDLALTGSRSIETVFIGGGTPSLMSGGFYRSLFRELRARLNLTPDAEITLEANPGTLEEGRFEAFREAGINRLSIGVQSFNARHLSTLGRIHDSAAAHRAIETARQAGFDNFNVDLMHGLPEQSPADALADLEAALGHKPPHLSWYQLTLEPNTEFYSRPPDLPDDDRLWEIYRSGRDLLHRHGFRDYEVSAWSQPGRASRHNLNYWTFGDYLALGAGGHGKVSQADGQIRRYWKTRQPEAYLNRIGSRTAGSEVIAVDDLPLEFLMNALRLTDGVEERLFQERTGLPLSSVAVKLEELRDEKLLEQHRIQATDLGQRYLNSLLERFL, translated from the coding sequence ATGACCGCCCCGACCGTGGCGGTCCGACCGCCCCTGAGCCTGTACCTGCACGTGCCCTGGTGCGTGCGCAAGTGCCCGTACTGCGACTTCAATTCCCACGCGGTGAAGGGGGAAATTCCGGAAACGGCGTACTTGCAGGCTATGCTGGAAGACCTGGACCAGGACCTTGCCCTGACCGGATCCCGGTCCATCGAGACCGTGTTTATTGGCGGCGGCACCCCGTCGCTGATGAGCGGCGGCTTCTATCGCAGCCTGTTCCGGGAACTGCGGGCCCGGCTGAACCTGACCCCGGACGCCGAGATCACCCTGGAAGCCAACCCGGGCACCCTTGAGGAAGGCCGGTTCGAGGCCTTTCGCGAGGCCGGCATCAACCGGCTGTCCATTGGCGTCCAGAGCTTCAACGCCCGGCACCTGAGCACCCTGGGACGCATTCACGACAGCGCCGCCGCTCACCGGGCGATTGAGACCGCGCGCCAGGCCGGCTTTGACAACTTCAACGTCGACCTGATGCACGGCCTGCCGGAACAAAGCCCGGCGGACGCCCTGGCGGATCTGGAGGCGGCGCTCGGCCACAAGCCACCGCACCTGTCCTGGTATCAGCTCACCCTGGAGCCCAACACCGAATTCTACAGTCGTCCGCCCGATCTGCCGGACGACGACCGGCTCTGGGAGATCTACCGTTCAGGCCGCGACCTGCTGCACCGCCACGGCTTCCGGGATTACGAGGTGTCGGCCTGGAGCCAGCCGGGGCGGGCGTCCCGGCACAACCTGAACTACTGGACCTTTGGCGACTACCTGGCCTTGGGCGCCGGCGGCCACGGCAAGGTCAGCCAGGCCGATGGCCAGATCCGGCGCTACTGGAAAACCCGCCAGCCCGAGGCCTACCTGAACCGCATCGGTAGCCGCACCGCGGGCAGCGAAGTCATTGCGGTGGACGACCTGCCACTGGAGTTTCTGATGAACGCCCTGCGCCTGACCGACGGCGTCGAGGAACGGCTGTTTCAGGAGCGAACAGGTTTACCCCTGTCGTCAGTTGCGGTAAAACTTGAGGAGCTGCGTGACGAGAAGCTGCTGGAGCAGCACCGTATCCAGGCCACGGACCTGGGCCAGCGCTACCTGAACAGCCTGTTGGAGCGATTCCTGTAA